The Argiope bruennichi chromosome 9, qqArgBrue1.1, whole genome shotgun sequence genome contains a region encoding:
- the LOC129983941 gene encoding inositol oxygenase-like: protein MAATLVQSPSIHFDSTESIKMLDPSELYRPEIKKMEDFRQYSEDKDDPIQLRVRETYLKMHTSQTVDFVKSKINEWTKFDKANMTVMKALETLNCLVDESDPDVDIPNIVHAFQTAERIREAHPDLDWFHLTGLIHDLGKIMALHGEPQWAVVGDTFPVGCAFADSIVYRNTSFDDNPDLHNPKFNTKFGIYSEHCGLENVMMSWGHDEYMYRVLKHNKSKLPEEALYMIRFHSFYPWHLNGDYSYLTDNKDNDMLKWVKEFNKFDLYSKSHEVPDIETLMPYYQSLIDKYVPGVLEW from the exons ATGGCTGCTACTCTTGTCCAAAGTCCCTCTATTCACTTCGATTCAACTGAGAGCATAAAGATGCTAGACCCTTCTGAGCTCTATAGGCcagaaattaagaaaatggaAGACTTCAGACAATATTCTGAGGATAAG gatgATCCTATCCAATTGCGAGTACGAGAAACCTATCTAAAAATGCATACTTCTCAAACAGTAGACTTCGTGAAATCCAAG ATAAACGAATGGACTAAATTCGACAAGGCTAACATGACGGTGATGAAAGCTCTTGAAACCCTCAATTGCTTGGTAGATGAAAGCGACCCAGATGTGGACATCCCTAACATTGTCCACGCCTTCCAAACCGCTGAAAGAATCCGTGAAGCTCACCCAGATTTGGATTGGTTCCACTTGACAGGCCTTATTCACGACCTGGGCAAGATAATGGCTTTGCACGGAGAACCCCAGTGGGCTGTGGTTGGAGACACTTTCCCAGTTGGCTGTGCATTCGCCGATTCCATTGTCTACAGGAACACCAGCTTTGACGACAATCCTGATCTCCACAACCCCAAGTTCAACACCAAATTCGGCATCTACTCAGAGCATTGCGGTCTTGAGAATGTGATGATGTCTTGGGGACATGACGAGTATATGTATAGG gtTTTGAAGCACAACAAATCTAAACTACCTGAAGAAGCTTTATACATGATCCGATTCCATTCTTTCTACCCATGGCATCTGAATGGAGACTACAGCTACCTAACTGACAACAAGGACAACGACATGTTGAAATGGGTCAAAGAATTCAA CAAGTTCGATCTCTACTCCAAATCCCACGAAGTTCCTGACATTGAAACTCTTATGCCCTACTATCAGTCTCTGATTGACAAATACGTCCCTGGTGTACTAGAATGGTAA